A single window of Streptococcus cristatus ATCC 51100 DNA harbors:
- the gatB gene encoding Asp-tRNA(Asn)/Glu-tRNA(Gln) amidotransferase subunit GatB, producing the protein MNFETVIGLEVHVELKTNSKIFSPAPAHFGEDPNANTNIIDWSFPGVLPVMNKGVIDYGIKAALALNMDIHQKMHFDRKNYFYPDNPKAYQISQFDEPIGYNGWIEIELEDGTTKKIRIERAHLEEDAGKNTHGSDGYSYVDLNRQGVPLIEIVSEADMRSPEEAYAYLTALKEIIQYTGISDVKMEEGSMRVDANISIRPYGQEEFGTKTELKNLNSFNFVRKGLAFEEKRQAEILRSGGQIRQETRRYDEATGETLLMRVKEGSADYRYFPEPDLPIFEIEDAWIEQVRDSLPAFPKERRAKYVGDYGLSDYDAKQLTATKAVSDFFEAAVAAGGDAKAVSNWLQGEVAQYLNAEGKTISEIELTPENLTEMIALIADGTISSKIAKKVFVHLAKNGGSAKEYVQKAGLIQISDPAQLLPIIQQVFADNEKAINDYKGGNKNAAKSLIGQLMKATKGQANPQVAQKLLNEELEKL; encoded by the coding sequence ATGAACTTTGAAACAGTTATCGGACTGGAAGTCCATGTTGAATTGAAGACTAATTCAAAAATTTTCTCACCGGCTCCAGCTCACTTCGGTGAAGATCCAAATGCCAATACCAATATCATTGACTGGTCCTTCCCGGGTGTCCTGCCTGTTATGAACAAGGGTGTCATTGACTATGGTATCAAGGCTGCTTTGGCTTTGAACATGGATATTCACCAGAAGATGCACTTTGATCGTAAGAATTATTTCTATCCGGACAATCCAAAAGCCTATCAAATTTCTCAGTTTGATGAGCCGATTGGTTACAATGGCTGGATTGAGATTGAGCTAGAAGATGGCACGACCAAGAAAATCCGTATCGAGCGGGCCCACTTGGAAGAAGATGCTGGAAAGAATACCCACGGCAGCGATGGCTACTCTTATGTGGACCTCAACCGCCAAGGGGTGCCTCTGATTGAGATTGTATCGGAAGCGGATATGCGCAGTCCAGAAGAAGCTTATGCTTACCTGACTGCTCTCAAGGAAATCATCCAGTACACGGGTATTTCTGATGTTAAGATGGAAGAGGGCTCTATGCGTGTCGACGCCAATATTTCCATCCGTCCTTACGGCCAGGAAGAGTTTGGTACTAAGACTGAGCTGAAAAACCTCAACTCCTTCAACTTTGTCCGCAAGGGTCTAGCATTTGAGGAAAAACGCCAAGCGGAAATCCTACGCAGCGGTGGTCAAATCCGTCAGGAAACCCGTCGTTATGATGAAGCAACTGGCGAAACATTGCTCATGCGGGTTAAGGAAGGTTCAGCGGACTACCGTTACTTCCCAGAGCCTGATCTGCCGATCTTTGAGATTGAGGATGCTTGGATTGAGCAAGTGCGCGACAGTCTGCCAGCCTTTCCAAAAGAGCGCCGTGCTAAGTATGTGGGCGACTACGGTCTGTCTGACTACGATGCCAAGCAGCTGACAGCTACGAAGGCTGTGTCAGACTTCTTTGAAGCAGCTGTTGCTGCAGGTGGAGACGCTAAGGCTGTCTCTAACTGGCTCCAAGGAGAAGTGGCTCAATACCTCAATGCAGAAGGCAAGACTATCTCTGAGATTGAGTTGACGCCTGAGAACCTGACTGAGATGATTGCCCTGATTGCAGACGGAACGATTTCTTCTAAGATTGCCAAGAAGGTCTTTGTCCATCTGGCTAAAAATGGCGGTTCTGCTAAGGAATATGTACAAAAAGCAGGCTTGATTCAAATCTCAGATCCTGCCCAGCTATTGCCAATCATTCAACAAGTCTTTGCGGATAATGAAAAAGCCATCAATGACTATAAGGGCGGCAACAAGAATGCAGCCAAGTCCTTGATTGGTCAGCTCATGAAGGCTACCAAGGGCCAAGCCAACCCGCAAGTAGCACAAAAACTGCTCAATGAAGAGTTGGAGAAATTATAG